From Paenibacillus sp. PL2-23:
TGCCGGATTAATTATTATTGTCATTACGATTATGTGCGTGCTGATCAGCCAGCGGACAAGCCAGGAGCTGAGGAAGGAGATCGGCGGCAACCTGTCGGGCCTTGCCTTCCAGATGTCCGACAAGCTGGATCATTACATGTGGTCCCGTTACAACGAAATATTGATGCTCAGCACGCTTAATGTGCTGCGGGATTATGAACAGGTGGATGAAGCGCAGCATCTTCTGGATGAGCTCAGCCATGATATTCCATCGTTCTCCTGGGTTGGTCTGACGGATGCGGCGGGCAACGTAATGGCGTCTACAGGTGAAATTTTGGTCGGAGCCAGCATAGCCGCTCGCCCGGTCTATTTGGAAGCGCTCGAAAAGCCGTTTATCGGGGATGTGCACGACGCGGTGCTGCTTGCCAAGCTGCTTCCCAATCCTACTGGAGAGCCGCTCAAATTCGTGGACGTGAGCGCGCCTTTATTTAATGATGCGGGTGAATTTACAGGGGTGCTGGCCGCGCATCTCAGCTGGCGCTGGTCGATGGAAATACGGGACTCTGTATTCCGATCGCTGCAGGGTGATGGCTCGCACGCTATTGAGGCGTTTGTTCTTAGCGCGCATGATGACGTTGTGCTGCTTGGACCGGAGGCGTGGATTGGCAAGGAGCTGCCTCTTGATGGCCTGCATGAGCGAAGCGAGATCGGCGATTGGGAGGTTCAGAAGTGGCCGGATGGCAAGTCCTACCTAACCGGCTTTGCGGTAGGCAAGGGATATCAGAATTATCCAGGCTTGGGCTGGAGAGTTGTGGTGCGGCAGCCAGTCGATGTGGCGTTCGCTGCTGTGAATAAGCTTGTGGTCGATATCGCGCTGACAGGTGTCTTGCTGACCGTCATCTTCGCCGGGCTTGGCTGGCTTCTTGCGGGCAGAGTAGCGGGACCGTTGTCCCGGATTTCTGCGGCTGCCGATCGCTTGCGCTTCGGCGAGAAGGCGGAGATTCCGATATCCAGAGGCATCAAGGATATTGAGGTGCTCTCCAGCTCGCTTCGCGGCCTTGTGGTGGCGCTGACGGAGACGGAATCGCAGCTGGTTCGGATGGAGGATCGAGCTCACCGCGACAAGCTGACGGGGCTTCTCAACCGCTCCGCGTTGGATACGAATATAGCAGCTTCGATTCATCGGGCGGAGGAATTGGACGGAGGACTGGCTTTCCTCTATCTTGATCTGGACGGCTTCAAGGGCGTTAATGACACGCTGGGACACGCCGCCGGGGATGAGCTGCTCCGCCAGGTGGGGCAGCGGCTAACAGCCGCGGTTCGAGGACAGGATCTGGTATTCCGGATGGGCGGCGACGAATTTGTGGTCATTCTCGCGCTGCCTGAGCGAGGCTCGCTGCTGGAGGCCAAGGAGATTGCCCACCGGCTTCTCGTTAATCTGCGCAAGCCGTACTATATGGCAGAGGGAGGCGCGAGCATCGGCTGCAGCATCGGAGGCGCTCTATGGCCTGAACATGGAAGAGACGCAGAGCTGCTGCTGAGGCTAGCCGATGAAGCCTTGTATGAGTCGAAGAGCAACGGCAAAAACACATTGACCTTTGCCACCCCCGTCCCTGCAAAAGGGAAATAGGAAAAGCGCCTGCGGGCGCTTTTTTTTGTTGGAGGCGTGCCTAACCTATGTCCTGCCTTCGCTGTTATCGTCTGTTGACAACGTTAACTGTAACTTATATAATTACAGTAATGAATGACAAGTAACTTTCTTATTTTAATTGATGTGTACACAGAAAAGTTACAGTTAGTCGCATTCAACGATATGAACGATGGGCGGTGCATGGAGATGAGATTCAATGTTAGTGATTGGGTTCATGCGAAAACGGTCGAAGGCGAGATGGTATTCGGTTTTGTCGAGGCGGTGGATTCCGTGCAAGGCATCGTCACGATACATGTCGTCCACTCTGATCATGAGGAACGAGTCGGATTGGCGGCGACTGTCCGAGCCAGCACAGTGAAGAAAGTGCCGGATACGAATCTAGATGATGTTCGGGTTCCGGAGCTTATCGACCTTGCTTTGGCAACTTGGGACGAAGTTTGGTTCAGAGAGCTGACGGGAGGAGCGGTTGGTAATACGCCGAACGCATTCTGCTACGAAGGCGGAACGGCGCTTAAGATCATTCCGTCGAACCGGGTAAGCAAGTATTTGAGCTAAGAAGATGGGAGAAGCGGGCCTAGAGGCTCGCTTCTTTTCGTTCCCGGCATGCGATAGCCACACGAGAGATCGCTATGGTGGTGAAACAGCAGCTAGTTTGCCCAGTAACCACACGGGATGTGGCTATTACGCCAAATGAGGGTTCTCGGCACGCGATAGCCACACGAGAGATCGCTATGGTGGTGAAATAGCAGCAAGTTTGCCCAGTAACCACACGGGATGTGGCTATTGCATCAAATGAGGGTTCCCGGCATTCGATAGCCACACGAGAGATCGCTATGGTGGTGAAATAGCAGCAAGTTTGCCCAGTAACCACACGGGATGTGGCTATTACGCCAAATGAGGGTTCTCGGCACGCGATAGCCACACGAGAGATCGCTATGGTGGTGAAATAGCAGCAAGTTTGCCCAGTAACCACACGGGATGTGGCTATTGCATCAAATGAGGGTTCCCGGCATTCGATAGCCACACGAGAGATCGCTATGGTGGTGAAATAGCAGCAAGTTTGCCCAGTAACCACACGGGATGTGGATATCGTACCGCAAACTTCCAGCTGGCTTGCTCTTCATAGCAAGAAATACACGAATAATTCTAATGATTCGATATTATTTCACGTATACGCGTGCCATTTATGCTATATTGTTCATGTTATGCTTGGAAACCGGCTCTGCTGGCATGGAGGGAATAAGGTGCAGATCGTTAAAGATTTTCTGCTGAATGTACTCATCGTATCGCTGCCGCTCATTCTGTACCCTTTCATGTATCGCTTCTTCAGAGGGAAAAGGATTGCTTTTCAAACGATGCTGTGTGCGTTGTTTGGCGTGTCCATTCTGCTGACGATGTGTTTTCCGGTGGTGATGAATGGCCTTAATTATGATATGCGATCGATCCCGCTGACAATCGGAGCCTTGTATGGCGGAGGCTGGGTTGCGCTCGCGCTGTATGGCACGGTAACGCTGGGGCGAGAAATGCTGGGTTCAAGCGATTTGGGCTGGTATATACTTGCGTTCATACCCAGCTTCTTCTTTGTTCTAGTAGCTATACGGTGGTTCGAGAGAGCGAGATTGCGCCAAAAGCTGGGCATTGCGGTAGTGGTGTGCACGCTGGTTAAAGGGATTACGATCGTTTTGTTTCTTCAATTTACCGGCAGGCAGGATCGATTTTGGTCCCACTTGGAGGACACGCTGATCCTGTACGCGATCCAAGGCTTAATGGCGGCAGCGTTCGTATACGCGATTGAATTGGTGCACAGGCATTACCAGATGCAGGAAGAGGTCGTCAGAAGCGAGAAGATGAGGCTGGTCAGCGAGATGGCCGCTTCGGTAGCTCACGAGATTCGCAATCCGTTAACATCGGTGAAAGGCTTCATTCACTTGATGGGCGGGGCTGAGGTCAGCCCGGAGAAGAGAGCATTCTACAAGGATATTTGCTTCACGGAGCTGGAACGTGCGGAGAACATCATTTCGGATTATTTGTCCCTCGCTCGCACAGAGCCAGAGACGGTTGAGACGATAGACCTTAATGAGGAAGCCAGCTACCTGTCCAATATATTGCTGAATTACACGAACCTGAACAATATCAAATTGTATATTGCGTTGCAGGATTCCGTTCCGCTGCAGACGCGAGGAGACCGCTCCAAGCTCAGACAGGCGCTTATTAATATTGGCAAAAATGCAGTAGAAGCGATGCCCGATGGGGGCTCTCTGGAGCTTCGGACAGAGGTTCGCCTGGACAAAGCGACGCTGAGCATATCGGATACGGGCGTCGGGATGACGCCTGAAGGGATCGCGCGGCTGGGTACGCCGTTCTATTCGACGAAGGAGAAGGGTACAGGGCTTGGCACGATGATTTCGTTCAGTATTATTAAGAAGATGGACGGCAAAATTGAAGTGGACAGCGAGCCAGGGAAGGGCTCCAAGTTTACGATTATTTTGCCCAAGAGTGAGTATGCTTCAAAAAAACATTGACGGAATTATCTAAATCCGATAGGATTACTTGTATTAATGTAAATTTACATAAGCACAGTCAGAAGGGGAGAGAAATCATGAAGAGCAAGAAGCTTAGCGCAATGCTGGTATTGATGCTCGCGATTGTCATCGCGGCTACCGGCTGCGGTGTGGACAAAAGCAATACAGGCAATGGAGGCAGTGCAGCGGCAGAAATTGAAAATTTGCCGGCAGCGTTGAAGGAGAAGGGCGACATCAACATTAAGGTCATCCGTAAGATCGGCGGAGACGATCATACAGCGCAATTCCTGGCGGGAGCGAAGCAAGAGGGCGAGGCGCTTGGCTTTAAAGTGGACACGTTCTCCGCTAATGGCGACTCCGTAAAGTTCCTTGACGCCATCGATCAGGCTGCCGAAGGGGATGTGGACGCGGTTGTGCTCTCGCATGCCGACGTGGAGGCTTCGGTCGCAGCGGTCCAGAAGCTGCGTGACAAAGGCATTGAGGTCGTGGCGTTCGATTCCACGCCTGCAATTGGCGAGATTGAAGGCGTAACGCTCACGTCCCAGAAGGACGAGGCGCTTGCACAGCTCGCGTTGGACGAGCTTGTGAAGCAGCACGGCAACGAAGCGAAGATTGTATATCTATGGGTGGACGGCTTCCCGCCGATGGTTCGCCGCAATGCGGTGTACCAGGACGTGCTGGCCAAAAATCCTGGCATTCAAGAGCTGGCCCGCTTCGGCGTTGCATCCCAAAACACATCGGTCGAAACGCAAAACGCGGTAGCCGCGATGCTGGCCAAATATCCGAAGGGCGAGCTTGATGCGATCTTCGCGACATGGGACGCATTCGCGCAAGGCGCGCAGCGCGCTCTGGTGGAAGCGAACCGTACGGAAGTGAAGATTTATGGCATCGACGTGTCGAACCAGGATCTTCAGATGATGCAGGAAGAGAACAGCCCATGGGCGGCTACGGCTGCAGTCGACGCCAAGATGGTGGGCTCGGTTAACGTAAGAATCGCTGCCAAGAAGCTGGCAGGCGAAGAGACGCCAGCGACGTTCGATCTGGACGCTGCATTAATTACGCAGGAAGCGCTTGGCCAAGCCAGCGAGACGGTTAACGTTGCTACGCTTGCGGACATTATTCCGGGCTGGGGCACGACGGACGCCTTCGAAGAGGATTGGATCAAGGCTTTGAAGGAAGCTAACGGTAAATAATTAGCGTACCTGCAAGAGCAACATTTCATAGATTTGATGGTATAATAGGTTCAATCATGCTGGCGCCCTCGTCTATCGGATGAGGGCGCTGGACCTTGTCTGGGGAGGAAGGTGCGCCTCTTGGCGACTCACAATAGCAGCAGGCTTGCAATGAAAGGCATCTCGATCGCTTTTCCCGGCGTTCAGGCGCTTACCGAGGTGGATTTCCATACGGAGAGCGGGAGAGCGCACGCGCTGATCGGAGCCAATGGAGCCGGCAAATCGACGCTTATGAAAGTGCTCTCGGGCGCTTATGACCATTATACGGGTGAAATCACTATAGATGGCCAGCCTGTGCATATTCGCAGCCCGAAGGATGCGAAGGCTCACGGCATACAGATTGTGTATCAGGAAGTGGATACGGCTCTTATTCCTCATCTGACTGCTTCGGAGAACATTATGATGGAGCATACGATTCATGGCATGAAGGGCAAGCAATTCGTGAACTGGAGATCCATTCATCGCGGCGCGCAGGACGTGCTGGACCGGCTTAAGATGAAGGTGCCAACGAAGAAGCTCGTGCAGGAGCTTACACTCGCCGAGAAGCAGATGGTGCTGATCGCAAGATCGGTTTCCATGGACTGCCGCTTTCTGGTGCTGGACGAACCGACAGCACCGCTAAGCCGAGCCGAGACGGACTCATTGTTCGAGCTTGTTCGGCTGTTGAAGTCCCAAGGTGTAGGCGTTATCTTTATTTCTCATCGGCTGCCGGAGCTCTACGAGATTTGTGACGACATTACGATCATGCGAGACGGCAGGCTGGTCATTCGCGAGGAGCTTGCGGCAATGCCGCAGCAGGCAGTTGTGGAACATATGCTGGGCGCCAAGCTGGAGGGCCAGTTCCCCGCAAGGGCAAGCCGAGTCGGCGACATTGGCTTCGAGGCGAAGCATGTCCGTGACGACGGCAAGGTAAACGACGTGTCGCTGAATATTCGCAAGGGAGAGATCGTGGGCTTGGCGGGGCTTGTAGGCGCCGGCAAGACGGAGCTGTGCCGGGCGCTGTTCGGCGCTTCGGAGACGGCGAGCAGCGAGCTTGTACTGAATGGGAAGCGCATCAGCGCGAGCAATCCGCACGCAGCGGCGCGCGCCGGCATGGCGCTTATACCGGAGGAGAGACGCCGCGAGGGCATCTTCGTAGAGGAATCCGTTACGCTTAATATGACGGCTGCAAGCCTCAGCAAGTTCACGGGAGGGGGCTCCTGGATCAAGCGGAAGCAAGAGAAGCTTGCTACAGAGCGGGTGATTCGCGACCTCGGGGTGAAGACCCCGAATGCCGACGCCATGGTTCGGAATCTATCGGGCGGCAATCAGCAGAAGATTGCCATTGGCAAGTGGCTGCTGGCCGACGCGGATGTATACATCTTCGACGAGCCGACCAAAGGCGTCGACGTTGGAGCGAAGCGCGACATCTATAATCTGATTGCGGAGCTTGCTTCGCGGGGCAAATGTATACTGTACGCGTCCAGCGAGCTGTCGGAGATGTTAGGCATTACAGACCGCATCTATGTGATGTACGACGGCTCCATCCAGCGAGAGCTGGAGACGGCGGCAACTAGCGAGGAAGAGATTATGTTATACAGCACGGGAGGCGTGAAGTCATGAGTGGTGCCGGATCGACGCGGCGGGGCATAAGCGGGGGCGCAGTGCAATTTCTTTATAAGTATGGCACGTTAATTACGATTCTGCTGTTGATTGTGTTCTTCGGAACAATGACAGACAACTTCTTGAACTACAACAATATTATTCAAATATTACGGTTAAGCTCAATCGTTACCATTATCGCGATTGGATTGACGGTGTCGCTGGCGGTGGGGGGCTTCGATCTCTCGGTAGGCTCCACCGCTTCCATCGCGAACGCGCTGGTGATCTCCTTGTTCGTCTGGCATGGGCAGAGTATTGGGATTGGACTGCTGGTTACGGTTCTATTC
This genomic window contains:
- a CDS encoding sensor domain-containing diguanylate cyclase codes for the protein MLISQRTSQELRKEIGGNLSGLAFQMSDKLDHYMWSRYNEILMLSTLNVLRDYEQVDEAQHLLDELSHDIPSFSWVGLTDAAGNVMASTGEILVGASIAARPVYLEALEKPFIGDVHDAVLLAKLLPNPTGEPLKFVDVSAPLFNDAGEFTGVLAAHLSWRWSMEIRDSVFRSLQGDGSHAIEAFVLSAHDDVVLLGPEAWIGKELPLDGLHERSEIGDWEVQKWPDGKSYLTGFAVGKGYQNYPGLGWRVVVRQPVDVAFAAVNKLVVDIALTGVLLTVIFAGLGWLLAGRVAGPLSRISAAADRLRFGEKAEIPISRGIKDIEVLSSSLRGLVVALTETESQLVRMEDRAHRDKLTGLLNRSALDTNIAASIHRAEELDGGLAFLYLDLDGFKGVNDTLGHAAGDELLRQVGQRLTAAVRGQDLVFRMGGDEFVVILALPERGSLLEAKEIAHRLLVNLRKPYYMAEGGASIGCSIGGALWPEHGRDAELLLRLADEALYESKSNGKNTLTFATPVPAKGK
- a CDS encoding ATP-binding protein, which encodes MQIVKDFLLNVLIVSLPLILYPFMYRFFRGKRIAFQTMLCALFGVSILLTMCFPVVMNGLNYDMRSIPLTIGALYGGGWVALALYGTVTLGREMLGSSDLGWYILAFIPSFFFVLVAIRWFERARLRQKLGIAVVVCTLVKGITIVLFLQFTGRQDRFWSHLEDTLILYAIQGLMAAAFVYAIELVHRHYQMQEEVVRSEKMRLVSEMAASVAHEIRNPLTSVKGFIHLMGGAEVSPEKRAFYKDICFTELERAENIISDYLSLARTEPETVETIDLNEEASYLSNILLNYTNLNNIKLYIALQDSVPLQTRGDRSKLRQALINIGKNAVEAMPDGGSLELRTEVRLDKATLSISDTGVGMTPEGIARLGTPFYSTKEKGTGLGTMISFSIIKKMDGKIEVDSEPGKGSKFTIILPKSEYASKKH
- a CDS encoding sugar ABC transporter substrate-binding protein — protein: MKSKKLSAMLVLMLAIVIAATGCGVDKSNTGNGGSAAAEIENLPAALKEKGDINIKVIRKIGGDDHTAQFLAGAKQEGEALGFKVDTFSANGDSVKFLDAIDQAAEGDVDAVVLSHADVEASVAAVQKLRDKGIEVVAFDSTPAIGEIEGVTLTSQKDEALAQLALDELVKQHGNEAKIVYLWVDGFPPMVRRNAVYQDVLAKNPGIQELARFGVASQNTSVETQNAVAAMLAKYPKGELDAIFATWDAFAQGAQRALVEANRTEVKIYGIDVSNQDLQMMQEENSPWAATAAVDAKMVGSVNVRIAAKKLAGEETPATFDLDAALITQEALGQASETVNVATLADIIPGWGTTDAFEEDWIKALKEANGK
- a CDS encoding sugar ABC transporter ATP-binding protein translates to MKGISIAFPGVQALTEVDFHTESGRAHALIGANGAGKSTLMKVLSGAYDHYTGEITIDGQPVHIRSPKDAKAHGIQIVYQEVDTALIPHLTASENIMMEHTIHGMKGKQFVNWRSIHRGAQDVLDRLKMKVPTKKLVQELTLAEKQMVLIARSVSMDCRFLVLDEPTAPLSRAETDSLFELVRLLKSQGVGVIFISHRLPELYEICDDITIMRDGRLVIREELAAMPQQAVVEHMLGAKLEGQFPARASRVGDIGFEAKHVRDDGKVNDVSLNIRKGEIVGLAGLVGAGKTELCRALFGASETASSELVLNGKRISASNPHAAARAGMALIPEERRREGIFVEESVTLNMTAASLSKFTGGGSWIKRKQEKLATERVIRDLGVKTPNADAMVRNLSGGNQQKIAIGKWLLADADVYIFDEPTKGVDVGAKRDIYNLIAELASRGKCILYASSELSEMLGITDRIYVMYDGSIQRELETAATSEEEIMLYSTGGVKS